The Bacteroidia bacterium genomic interval ATCTAATGAGCCCTCTTCTAAACCTGCTAACTGATACAATCCGGGACTGGCTTCGACCTCCCGACTTTCTACATCCCACACAAATGTTCCGAGTCCTGATATTCTTTCACCGATTTCTATTATTTCTTTTTGACGAGACAATAAATTTGTCTTCTTCACTTCTTCCGTGATATCCTGCAGGGTGGTTAGCCTCCTTCTTTCATCCAGAAATTTGCCTTTATAGGATTTGATCCATTTTTCTTTCCCATCTTTGGTATTGATCCGAAATTCAAGCGGTCCTCCTTCTTTTGATTCAGATATTTGTTTCAGTCTGGCAATAACTTTAGGCAAATCTTCAGGATTGACATAGCGAAAGAAAGCATCAAAGGATTCTTTGACTTTCTCAGTCGGGATTTCAATACCAAATATTTGATAAATCCCATCACTAATTTCCAAATCCCAACTATGAATGTCCCAAATAATCGTTCCTATACGAGCCACTCCTTCCCCCATCTGAATCATTTCTTTCTGGTGGAGCAATAGGGCCGATTTCTTCATTTCTTCCGAAATGTCCTGAACAGTTCTCAACATCCAGACTTCATCCATAAAAGCACCTGGAGTAGTTTTCAACCATTTAATCCTTCCATCAGGAAATTGAATTCGATAGTTCGTATGAATCAGTTTTTTCTCCCGAGCGGATTCCATAATATCCTTTCGAAGCAATTCGACATCATCAGGATGAGTCAAGCTCATAGCCCGTTCAAATAGATTTTGAGGGTTTGTACTTTCCTCATCTAATTCATAAATCCGGAACACTTCTGAGCTCGCTTCTATTTCGTTCGTTTCTGTATTCCAAATAAATGTACCTATTCCTGCAGCCTGCTCTCCCATTTGAAGTATGACCTTTTGCCTTTCTATCTCTTTTTCCAACTGTTTTTTCGCACTGATATCTTCTATCAGAGCCAAGGTGAGTTTCTTTGCTGTTTTTTTATCCTCGACTATCGTAACCTGTAATCTGCACCAGACCAAATGGCCTTCTTTATGCCAGTAGCGCTTTTCAAATTCAAAGGTTTCTGTTTTACCCTCTATCAATTGTTGATAAGTAGTCAGGTTTTTTTGACGATCTTCTTCATAGGTAAGCTTACTCCAATCCATACCCGCTAATTCTTCCTGTCCATATCCCAGGAGATTCCCAAAGGTTTTATTCGCATAGATCAGGTTTCTGGAAGAAGAACTTAAGGTTAGGCCAAAGGGTAATAAATCAACCAGGGTTTTAAATAGTGGTTCATCTGGCGAAAAATTCTTCGCATAATTCAGAAGTTGACTCTCTGGGTTTTGAAGACCTTTGTCAAGGGGCAAGGAATACGGACTCTGCTTTTCTCTTTGGCTCAAAATAAATGAAGGATAGGCTTGGGTGTGAAATGCCTGAAATAAAATGTCTATTTCCAGAGGAGCGTGTAGAATTTATAATTTAGGCTATTTCTAGCATTTTCTCAAAAAAATGACTGGATATTCTATTGGCTGAAATTTCAACAGAAATGAGAATAGAGCTTGAACAAGAATTTAGGGTAGCCAAATGGAAAATTTGGTTTATCAAGGGTTTTTCAGGCAATTACCCCCATAATCTTATCTCCTTATTTAAACATTTCATACAATCATAGCAGCATCTTGCGTAATAAATACCTACCTTTGCATAAATCATTATTTCAACACGATAGGAAATTAAGGCCATCAGCAATAAGCTGAATGTGGTTTTACCTATCGGCTTTTAATCATTATAAATGGCAGATAGTTTCGGTAAAAAAGAACGAGAGAAAAAAAGACAGAAAAGAAAGAAGGAAAAAGCAGAACGCAAGAAAAGACGTAAAGAAGAGGGCGTCAGGTCTGAAGAGTTCATGTACCTGGATGAAGATGGGAATTTAACATCCACCCCTCCGGATCCTACCAGAAAAAAGAAGAAAATTGATCCCAGTACCATTGAGATCAGTATCCCTCGCAAGGAGGATATCGAACTTGATCCAATTCGTCAGGGGAAAGTTAAATTCTTCAATTCAGAGAAAGGCTATGGCTTCATCATAGACAAAGATACTCAGGAGAGTTATTATGTACATGCTGAAAGCCTCGAAGCTCCTATTGATGCATACGACAATGTGAGTTTCGAAATTAGTGAAGGTCCCAAAGGCCTTAGAGCTATCAATGTAAAACTCGTCAAATAAGCTAAAGCTTCATCTCGAATACAGCTCCCTTCTGCCCGGCAGATTTGAGGGAGAAGTGTATTCTGTGTTTTAATAAAATTTCACGGGTCAGGGTTAGTCCAATACCCTGGCCATTTTTTTTGCTGCTGTAGAAAGGAGAAAAGACCTTTTGGGCAAGTTCCTCCGAAATTCCCTGTCCGTCGTCTTCAATACGGAGGATTACAGGTTCTGCCTCCAACTCAATCTTGATATTACCTTTGCTCTCTATGGCTTCAATGGCATTCTTGATCAGGTTGATCATTACCTGTTCCATCTGTTTTACATCTACTTCTACCCAAACTTCCTGATCCGGCAGATGGCTGTGGAACTCAATTTCCTTGATACCCTTCTGAAAACTCATAAAGTTTATCATCCTTTCTATCAGAATCCTCAGATCAATTCTTTCTAAAATCGGTTCAGGTAGTTTCACCACTTTAGCAAAATTGACCATAAAATCATTGAGCTTATCATTTCTTTGGTGGGCAATCTTCAGAATTTCCTGATATTCTTCTCTATCCTCTTCAGGAATATGTTTCGCATAGGTATCTATAGATTCTAATATAGAATTGATGGGACCGATGGAATTATTGACTTCATGTGCCATCATGCGGATCACCTTGCCATAGGCTGCTTTCTCAATCTCAAGTTTCTCTGCCGTCAACTCCTCAATCATGATGAAATAATTGGCAAAACCTCTGTCAATAAACTGTGCTTTATGGCATTTAAAAGTTTCAACCCCATTCATCGCTACTACCTCCGTCTTACCCGCATCCAGCTCACTGATCTTTCTCATTAGTGGATGATCTATCTCCACCGTTTTTTTCCCCAGGATCGCCTTGGAGCCTAAGCCTAAATGAGCCTCGGCTATCGGATTGTAACTGGAAATCTCTCCTTTCAGATTCAGAATGATAATGCCGGTTGGGGAGTTTTGAATCAACTTTTCCAGAAAAAAGTGTTTTTGGGCCTTTTGGGTTCTTTCCTCTCTCAATTCATCAATCATGCTGTTATAGACCGCGATGAGTTGATCCATATCTTTTTGTCCCACTCCCTGAAACTTCACCGTAAAATCTCTTTCTTTTATCGCATAGGTTCCTCGATTGATCAATTCAATGGGATTCACCAGGGATTGATAAAGTCGATAAGAGAAATACAAAGAAATCAGTACGATCACTTCCGATGCTATAAACAACCACTTAAAATCCTCAAATATGAAATAGGACATCACCAGGGAAATCCCATGGATGAGGCCTATAAAGAGGATATATTTGATGCGGAGCTTCATAAGACGCAGTAGCGTTTTTGGGTGTTAGTGTTTTAGCGTGTTTGGGTTATGTGAAGGACAAAATAATAAACCCTGGCTCCCTAACACACAAACACTCTAACACATTTTTTTACTCATGCGGTATTTGATACTTCTCTAACCTCCGATACAAAGCATTTCTACTCAAGCCCAGAGCCTGCGCTACCTTACTAATCTTACCACTATGATAGGTCATGGCCTTGAGAATCATTTCTTTTTCCATTTCCTCCAGGGACATGCTGCCAACTTCTGGTAGACCGCCATCATTTTTTCTGCGAGCAGGGGCTCCCAGTTGATCTTTGAAATCATCAATTTCCAGATGGTCTTCCGGACTCATGAGGACGGTCCGCTCTACCAGATTTTTGAGCTGACGAATATTTCCGGGGAAAGAATACTGTTCCAGCCAACTCATTGCAGCTTCGCTCACCTGCAAACCGGGCCTTTGGTAAATTTGGCGAAGATTTTTCAGGTAGTATTCTACCAGTAAGGGGATATCAGAGGCTCGCTCGCGGAGGGCAGGAAGTCGGATAGTAATAAGGTTGATTCGATAGAAAAGGTCTTCCCGAAACATCCCTTCCGAAACCATTTCAGCCAAATTTCGATTGGTGGCACTGATAATACGCACATTTACTCTTTGGTTTACACTGCTCCCTAACACCTCAAAGCTCCGATCTTGCAGGACCCGTAGTAGTTTTACCTGACTCGCCAAATCCAGTTCTCCTATCTCATCCAAAAAGATGGTGCCTCCATCTGCCATTTCAAATCGACCTTTGCGATCATAGCGGGCATCCGTAAACGCCCCTTTCTTATGGCCAAAAAGTTCACTTTCGAATAAAGTGGTTGAAATCCCTCCCAAATTGACTTTTACAAAGGCTTCGCTCTGTCTTTTGCTGTTTTGATGTACGGCTTCAGCTATCAGTTCTTTACCTGTTCCACTTTCTCCAAGAATTAAAATAGAAGCTTCCGTATTAGCTACGCGCCCTATGGTTTCCAGGATCTTCATAAAGCCTGGATCCTCCCCGACAATATGACCAAAGTCATATTTTTCATCCAGCTCCTTCCGACTGCTGCTTTGTGCCTGAAATCCTTTCAATGCCAGGGCCGTTTTAATCGAAGCCAGCATTTGATCATTGGACCAGGGCTTGCTGATAAAATCCCTGGCACCTGCCCGCATGCCTGCTATCGCCAATTCGATGGTCGCCCAACCGGTAATCAGGATCACGGGCATTGAGGGATCAAATGCCAGTATCTTTTTGAGCAGCGCCATCCCTTCTTCTCCGCTGGTTTCCAGAGAGAAATTCATATCCAGGATAATCAGATCCACCTTATTTTCCCTGATAAAATCCAGGGCTGTATGGGGCTTTTTTACGGCCGCACAATCCCAGCCCTGGTTTTTCAGGAGTAATTTTACGGAGGCTAAAACCGCCTGGTCATCATCTATGATAAGGATCATAAAGGGCTGTTTTCTTTTATTCTTCTCGCAAGGCAATGGCAGGATGCAGTTCGGCAGCCTGAGTACTTGGAATCAAAGCGCAAACAAAGACCAACAGATAAATGCAGATCGCAGCAAAAACGATCGCTAAAATATAGGTTCCGGCATTTACTCCAAATACATCCAATAAAGGGAATTGAGATGCAAAGAAAATCCCAAGAATCAAGCTAATACTGGCCAGCACCATGATCTCCAAAATAAATTGAATGGTGATCTCTGACTTGCTGGATCCCATCGCCCGTCTGACACCTATCTCCTGCTTTCTGCGACTGATGTTTTGCCAAAGCACACCAAACAATCCCAGTGCGACATTAAATATGAGGAATGCTCCGATAATTCCCAATATTAACATAGGGATAAATGAAACCAGGAGGAAATTTGACCTCATTTCATCTATATATCGAATCTCCATTGAATAGTCGGGTGCAATCTGATGTAGATCTTTCATCAATTTCGCTTCAAAAGCTGCATCAGCTCCTTCATTCACCTTTATCAATAAATTTGAAAGGAGACGATCCTCATTTTTCCTGATAAAAAATCCATATCCACTTTCCATAATTCCTCCTCTGTATCGATAATCGGAGACTACCCCTATAATTTCATGGTAATCGTTTTCGGTTTCTCCGTATTGCAGTTTTTGCCCTACAGCCGAACCCTCCGGAAAAAGTTCTTCAGCCATATTCTCGGTAATAATAAAGGGAGATTTGGAGTTGATCTCGTCCTGTTCCTCAAACCAGCGCCCATCCAGCATTTCTATCTCCATGGTTTGATCAAAATTATCGTCAACTACAAAGCGCTGAGCAAGAATATTTGCATTGGCTCTACTCAAATCTGAGGTATTGGAGGTTCCAGAGAAAGGAATGTTATTCTGCGACCAGCTAAATTCTTTAATCTCCGAATATCTTCTCATGGTCTCATCTATCTGATCGTCGATCTGCATAGAAGCCTCTTTTTCCATTCCTTCGCGATTAAAGGTAATGGCCCATACATCCTCATATTCATATCCTAAAGGACTGAAATATTCCTGCAAATTGAAGATAGCAAAACTAAATACCAGAAAGAGGATCATAAAGGAGAAGAAGATTTCTACAAACAATCCGAGGTGTTTGCCTCTCTGGTTCCAAATGAGTTTAAATGCCTGACGTATCATGAGTTTAATCCTTTTAAAGCGTTAACAACCTGAATTTTTGACATCCTGTAAGCGGGGAGCACACCAGAAAGTAGCCCAAATACCAGACAGAGGAATATTGCCAATAGAAAAACATTGAATTGGAGTCCCAATTCTATATGAGTGATAAGCTCTGAGTTCTCAATGATCTCGAGGACACCCAGTGCCAGTAGAAGACCCAGCCCTCCCCCAATCAGGGTCACTATAATATTTTCAACAATAAACTGCCAGGCAAGGGTCATAGAATTGGCACCAAAAGCTTTACGAACCCCTATCTCTGAGGATCTTTCACTGATCCTGCTGGAATTGAGGTTGATAAGGTTGAGGGCGGGTAAAAGCATGAACATCAACATGGCTAGCGAAAGAAAAAGAGTCAGTAAGCCCATTTGAGGTTTTTGCCCGATCACAAAAGCGGAAGATATCCGCTCAATTTTACTCATAGCAAAAGAGCTAATGATATCGTAATCCTGCTTCCATCCTTTACTAGCTGCAGGCACTTCCAGCCGAGCTACCAAATCTTTGTACTCTTCTTTGATTGTGGGAATATCGGATGAACTTTCTCCCTGAAAGATGACCGTAAATTGCCCAATAAGATCCGGGTTTTGCAGGTGATGGGCTGCAAGCCCCAGAGGTACATAGATATCACTATACTGATAAATAGCTGCCTCAGAGACATTTTCTACAACTCCCAGCACTTTATACTCGATATTATCCGTTTCTATGCTTTTGCCCAGAGCAGAAACCCCTTCTCCAAAATAGGAATCACGGGTAGCACGAGTAATAACAGCGACTCTGTCTTTTTCTTTTATATGCTCTTCATTGAAAGCTTTACCTTCGATGAAACTATAGCTATGCATTCCCCAGTAATCTGCATCTGTATAATTTAGGTGCAGGGTGATCTTTCTATCCCCCACAAAGGAATTGGTGCTTTTTCCATTGGAAATAATTGAGATTCCTTTGGGGCTTTTCATCTTCCGGATAAAGTTTTCATACAAATAATACCCAACTCCTCCGTTCCAACCCGAACCCTCTCCATCTTCCTGAGAAACGGTGGCAACATAGATCAAGTGATCATCCGGACCTACTGGATAATGCTTGCCGACGATCTGATCAAAAAGGGTAGCCAGTACCAGGAGGATGCCAATGGTAAGGCTGATCCCAAAAAGGCTTACGAAGGTGAAGAACTTATTTCTTGCCAAAACCTTCCAGGCGATCTTTATATAATTACGTATCATAATTTTTGGGCTTAAAAAGATTTATACAACCTGACTTCCATCAAATAAGCGAACCAAACGATGCGTGCGCATAGCCATACTTTCGTCATGCGTTACCATTACGATGGTCGTTTCATCTTCCTCATTAAGTTTGGTAAGGATATCCATGACCTCATTTCCCATAACACTATCCAGGTTTCCCGTTGGCTCATCCGCCAATATGATAGAAGGATTACCTACAATAGCTCTGGCTATGGCTACTCTTTGTCTCTGTCCTCCAGAAAGCTGGCTGGGAAAGTGTTGCATGCGGTTGCTCAAGCCCACTTTGTTCAGGGCTTCTATAGCTCTCCGTTTTCTCTCTTTAGCCGACATTTTCCGATACAAAAGAGGTAATTCTACATTGTCTATTACCTGGAGATCATTGATCAGGTGGTAGCTTTGGAAAATGAAACCAATATTCTGGTTGCGAAAGCGGGCCAGTTCTTTGTCGGTATAATCCCCAAAGTTTTCTCCGGCGATACTCAAATCTCCCTCGCTGGGCTCGTCCAGTAAGCCCATGATATTGAGCAAGGTACTTTTGCCGCATCCTGAGGGTCCCATGACAGAAAGGAACTCTCCTTTGTCAACTTTCAGATTGATCTGATTCAGTGCTACAGTTTCGATGGTCCGTGTTTGGTAAACCTTTTCGATGTTGGATAATGCAATCATATCTTTAGTGTGTTATGTGCTGATTTAAAGTAAAGTCAAATAAGGTTAATTCGCGAATTCGATAATAACTCCTCCAGTAATCCCAAAGCGATTGGACATAGTCTCGTTTTGCCTGGTCTTTTTCCTGTAGGGCTATGCTAAGGTCTGTGATACTAAGTTTATTGATCAGGAATCTATCCTGAGCGATCTGGTAGCGCATTTGAGCCAATTCATCTACTTCTTTATTGAGCTCTACTTGCATGGCGTACCTTCTCAACAGGGTCAATTCAGTCAGGAGGATTTGGTCGAAATTGATGCTATCCTGCTCAATCTCATAGAGCACCAATTGGCGATTGGCTTTTGCAGTCTCTACCCGGGATTTTGCTCTCCCCCAGTCCATGATTGGCAGAGAGAATTCCAGGGAGATGGTTTGCTGCTCGATCGGATTTCTATAAGCTTCTGAAATTCGCTTATCACTTTTATTGAATCCGATACTTCCTACCAGGTTTGCAGAGAATCCTCTCGATCCTTTCGCCTCTGCAATTCCCATTTCTGCTTGCAGGGCTCTCCGCTTGAAAGCAATAGAATTAGGTCGGTTTTTATGGGCCTGCTGTAAGGCTTCTTCTGTAGAAATTTCGAGTAAGGGGATTTGCTCAGGCAATTGTAGAAAGAGAGAGACATCTCCCCGGTAGTTGATGAATGAACCCAACTGAAGGTTGGCGGTCTCCATATCCTGCTCCGCAAGTGCCACAGATTTGGCCGCCTTGAGTTTTTCCAGTTTGAGCTGAAGCACATCATTCCTGGATGCTTTGCCCATCTCAAATTTTTCTTCCGTTATCTTAAAAATCGTATCCGTATTCCGAAGGTTTACTTTGGCGATTTCATAATCGATTTGAGCGATCAACTGTAGGAAAAAGTAATCCAGAACTTCTACGGCAATATTTTCCATATTGGCGTGAAACTCCTGCTGGGATTCCTGATAGCGTAGGGGTTCAATTTTTTTATCCCATTTTAAAGGATTAAAAGCAAATAAAGGCTGCATCAAGCCCAATTGAAAAGGCGTTGCATTGTAGAGAGAGTTATCGGTTGTAAAATCATCAAAGCGCTGCAATTCTGTCCCGACAAAAACGGTAGCACCAGTAGCCAGTATAGGCTGACTTAAAGAGACCTGGGTACTGATATTGCTTTGGGAAATGGATTGGAAGAGAATACTTCCATCCGGCTGCAATACTTCCTGAGAAATTCTTGAAAAGCCTGGCAGACGACCACTCAGGGTCACCTGCGGCTTTAAATTGGCTTGATAAGACTTCCACTCCCAATAACTCGTTGTTTTCAAGGTCGCGGCTTTGCGAG includes:
- a CDS encoding cold shock domain-containing protein, translating into MADSFGKKEREKKRQKRKKEKAERKKRRKEEGVRSEEFMYLDEDGNLTSTPPDPTRKKKKIDPSTIEISIPRKEDIELDPIRQGKVKFFNSEKGYGFIIDKDTQESYYVHAESLEAPIDAYDNVSFEISEGPKGLRAINVKLVK
- a CDS encoding ATP-binding protein; protein product: MKLRIKYILFIGLIHGISLVMSYFIFEDFKWLFIASEVIVLISLYFSYRLYQSLVNPIELINRGTYAIKERDFTVKFQGVGQKDMDQLIAVYNSMIDELREERTQKAQKHFFLEKLIQNSPTGIIILNLKGEISSYNPIAEAHLGLGSKAILGKKTVEIDHPLMRKISELDAGKTEVVAMNGVETFKCHKAQFIDRGFANYFIMIEELTAEKLEIEKAAYGKVIRMMAHEVNNSIGPINSILESIDTYAKHIPEEDREEYQEILKIAHQRNDKLNDFMVNFAKVVKLPEPILERIDLRILIERMINFMSFQKGIKEIEFHSHLPDQEVWVEVDVKQMEQVMINLIKNAIEAIESKGNIKIELEAEPVILRIEDDGQGISEELAQKVFSPFYSSKKNGQGIGLTLTREILLKHRIHFSLKSAGQKGAVFEMKL
- a CDS encoding sigma-54 dependent transcriptional regulator, which gives rise to MILIIDDDQAVLASVKLLLKNQGWDCAAVKKPHTALDFIRENKVDLIILDMNFSLETSGEEGMALLKKILAFDPSMPVILITGWATIELAIAGMRAGARDFISKPWSNDQMLASIKTALALKGFQAQSSSRKELDEKYDFGHIVGEDPGFMKILETIGRVANTEASILILGESGTGKELIAEAVHQNSKRQSEAFVKVNLGGISTTLFESELFGHKKGAFTDARYDRKGRFEMADGGTIFLDEIGELDLASQVKLLRVLQDRSFEVLGSSVNQRVNVRIISATNRNLAEMVSEGMFREDLFYRINLITIRLPALRERASDIPLLVEYYLKNLRQIYQRPGLQVSEAAMSWLEQYSFPGNIRQLKNLVERTVLMSPEDHLEIDDFKDQLGAPARRKNDGGLPEVGSMSLEEMEKEMILKAMTYHSGKISKVAQALGLSRNALYRRLEKYQIPHE
- a CDS encoding ABC transporter permease; this encodes MIRQAFKLIWNQRGKHLGLFVEIFFSFMILFLVFSFAIFNLQEYFSPLGYEYEDVWAITFNREGMEKEASMQIDDQIDETMRRYSEIKEFSWSQNNIPFSGTSNTSDLSRANANILAQRFVVDDNFDQTMEIEMLDGRWFEEQDEINSKSPFIITENMAEELFPEGSAVGQKLQYGETENDYHEIIGVVSDYRYRGGIMESGYGFFIRKNEDRLLSNLLIKVNEGADAAFEAKLMKDLHQIAPDYSMEIRYIDEMRSNFLLVSFIPMLILGIIGAFLIFNVALGLFGVLWQNISRRKQEIGVRRAMGSSKSEITIQFILEIMVLASISLILGIFFASQFPLLDVFGVNAGTYILAIVFAAICIYLLVFVCALIPSTQAAELHPAIALREE
- a CDS encoding ABC transporter permease — protein: MIRNYIKIAWKVLARNKFFTFVSLFGISLTIGILLVLATLFDQIVGKHYPVGPDDHLIYVATVSQEDGEGSGWNGGVGYYLYENFIRKMKSPKGISIISNGKSTNSFVGDRKITLHLNYTDADYWGMHSYSFIEGKAFNEEHIKEKDRVAVITRATRDSYFGEGVSALGKSIETDNIEYKVLGVVENVSEAAIYQYSDIYVPLGLAAHHLQNPDLIGQFTVIFQGESSSDIPTIKEEYKDLVARLEVPAASKGWKQDYDIISSFAMSKIERISSAFVIGQKPQMGLLTLFLSLAMLMFMLLPALNLINLNSSRISERSSEIGVRKAFGANSMTLAWQFIVENIIVTLIGGGLGLLLALGVLEIIENSELITHIELGLQFNVFLLAIFLCLVFGLLSGVLPAYRMSKIQVVNALKGLNS
- a CDS encoding ABC transporter ATP-binding protein, with amino-acid sequence MIALSNIEKVYQTRTIETVALNQINLKVDKGEFLSVMGPSGCGKSTLLNIMGLLDEPSEGDLSIAGENFGDYTDKELARFRNQNIGFIFQSYHLINDLQVIDNVELPLLYRKMSAKERKRRAIEALNKVGLSNRMQHFPSQLSGGQRQRVAIARAIVGNPSIILADEPTGNLDSVMGNEVMDILTKLNEEDETTIVMVTHDESMAMRTHRLVRLFDGSQVV
- a CDS encoding TolC family protein; this encodes MKRSILISLAFTMLFSSGIWAQRSHSLQEIILMGQSQAIAARKAATLKTTSYWEWKSYQANLKPQVTLSGRLPGFSRISQEVLQPDGSILFQSISQSNISTQVSLSQPILATGATVFVGTELQRFDDFTTDNSLYNATPFQLGLMQPLFAFNPLKWDKKIEPLRYQESQQEFHANMENIAVEVLDYFFLQLIAQIDYEIAKVNLRNTDTIFKITEEKFEMGKASRNDVLQLKLEKLKAAKSVALAEQDMETANLQLGSFINYRGDVSLFLQLPEQIPLLEISTEEALQQAHKNRPNSIAFKRRALQAEMGIAEAKGSRGFSANLVGSIGFNKSDKRISEAYRNPIEQQTISLEFSLPIMDWGRAKSRVETAKANRQLVLYEIEQDSINFDQILLTELTLLRRYAMQVELNKEVDELAQMRYQIAQDRFLINKLSITDLSIALQEKDQAKRDYVQSLWDYWRSYYRIRELTLFDFTLNQHITH